Proteins encoded within one genomic window of Halodesulfurarchaeum formicicum:
- a CDS encoding Zn-ribbon domain-containing OB-fold protein, whose protein sequence is MSDEPARDAGYDDFLDAIAEGEPYYLECPEGHGSLPPRQVCPDCGASELSESELPEVGTIVAHNVVHVPTPRFLDDTPYATAIVDFGPVNVTGQVRGLDPQDVENGQDVTITIGETETDGDRLVVFEPV, encoded by the coding sequence ATGAGCGACGAACCCGCCCGGGACGCCGGCTACGACGACTTCCTCGATGCCATTGCGGAGGGCGAGCCCTACTACCTGGAATGTCCCGAGGGACACGGCTCGCTCCCACCACGGCAGGTCTGTCCCGACTGTGGCGCATCTGAACTCTCAGAGTCGGAACTACCCGAGGTCGGGACGATCGTGGCTCACAACGTCGTTCACGTCCCGACGCCACGATTCCTCGATGATACGCCCTACGCGACCGCCATCGTGGACTTCGGGCCCGTCAACGTGACCGGCCAGGTTCGCGGACTCGATCCACAGGACGTCGAAAACGGGCAGGACGTGACGATCACGATCGGCGAAACCGAGACCGACGGCGATCGGCTCGTCGTCTTCGAACCGGTCTGA
- a CDS encoding CBS domain-containing protein: MDSPLETDLESSSDRPRVEEYMTQDVATVSADETVGAVARRIIESEDHNGFPVTDGRRVEGFVSARDLLLKDPDTPLFRVMSEELIVAHPEMKVTDAARVILRSGIQKLPVVDDAGNLVGIISNADVIRSQIERATPEKVGKLKRTLETIHDIEAAEERRTVSLADLTPTQSTVYADELEGREYELERGLAEPLVVIDNGGDLLLADGHHRVMAARRAGIEEMDAYVIVLPGRIDLGMARTARKEGLETLADVDIVDYARHPLVEATERLTDE; the protein is encoded by the coding sequence ATGGATTCGCCGCTTGAAACCGACCTCGAGAGTAGCTCCGATCGCCCCCGGGTCGAGGAGTACATGACCCAGGACGTGGCCACTGTTTCGGCCGACGAGACCGTCGGGGCCGTCGCCAGGCGGATAATCGAGAGCGAGGATCATAACGGCTTCCCGGTGACCGACGGTCGGCGGGTCGAGGGATTTGTTTCGGCCCGCGATCTCCTGCTGAAGGATCCGGACACGCCACTCTTCCGAGTGATGAGCGAGGAGCTCATCGTCGCCCATCCGGAGATGAAGGTGACCGACGCCGCCAGAGTTATCCTCCGGTCGGGCATCCAGAAACTCCCCGTAGTCGACGACGCCGGGAACCTGGTCGGCATTATCTCGAACGCCGACGTGATCCGCAGCCAGATCGAGCGGGCGACTCCGGAGAAGGTCGGCAAACTCAAGCGGACCCTGGAGACTATCCACGACATCGAGGCCGCCGAAGAGCGCCGCACCGTCTCACTTGCGGATCTCACGCCGACACAGAGCACGGTGTACGCCGACGAACTCGAAGGCCGCGAGTACGAACTCGAACGTGGCCTCGCCGAGCCTCTGGTCGTCATCGACAACGGCGGTGACCTGCTCCTGGCGGATGGTCACCACCGGGTCATGGCGGCTCGCCGGGCTGGAATCGAGGAGATGGACGCCTACGTCATCGTGCTCCCGGGACGGATCGATCTGGGGATGGCCCGGACCGCCCGCAAAGAGGGATTGGAAACGCTGGCTGACGTGGATATCGTCGATTACGCCAGACACCCGCTGGTCGAAGCGACCGAACGGCTGACAGACGAGTGA
- a CDS encoding pyridoxal phosphate-dependent aminotransferase: MEFAERVHAVEPAAPFVISNLVSELEEQEDADIVDLSVGQPDVETPQHVIDATKDALDAGHTTYTPSNGLLSLRESIAGYLQDRFDLDYGPENIIATPGGKHALYETLQAIVDPGDEVIVIDPVWSSYEPMVKLAGGEAVHVGTAPYDFQLEPALDDLEAAVSDDTALIMLNSPNNPSGMVFSEAAFEGVRDIAVEYDLPVLSDEIYAELLYGDKEQRSLATYDGMMERTITINGFSKTFSMTGYRLGFMAAPTDHTTQAGKVHSHSVSCASNFVQRAGIEALENTDIDAFTGDMMETFEARRDLLVDLLEERDINVMVPEGAFYVMFEIDSDDDMEYCKDAVREAGVGLVPGQAFNTPGYVRASLVETESRIQEGIDRLEDAGFL; the protein is encoded by the coding sequence ATGGAGTTCGCCGAGCGCGTCCACGCCGTCGAACCCGCCGCCCCGTTTGTCATCTCGAATCTGGTTTCCGAACTCGAGGAACAGGAAGACGCCGACATCGTCGACTTGAGCGTCGGTCAACCCGACGTCGAGACGCCCCAGCACGTCATCGACGCGACCAAGGATGCCCTCGACGCCGGGCACACGACCTACACACCCTCCAACGGCCTGCTTTCCCTGCGCGAGTCGATCGCGGGCTACCTCCAGGACCGGTTCGATCTGGATTACGGGCCCGAGAACATCATCGCGACCCCCGGTGGCAAGCACGCCCTCTACGAGACCCTGCAGGCCATCGTCGATCCAGGTGACGAGGTCATCGTCATCGACCCGGTCTGGTCCTCCTACGAGCCGATGGTCAAGCTGGCCGGTGGCGAGGCCGTCCACGTCGGGACCGCGCCGTATGACTTCCAGCTCGAACCGGCCCTCGATGACCTGGAAGCCGCGGTGAGCGACGACACGGCCCTGATCATGCTCAACTCGCCGAACAACCCCAGCGGGATGGTGTTCTCCGAGGCCGCCTTCGAGGGCGTCCGTGACATCGCGGTGGAGTACGATCTCCCGGTGCTCTCCGATGAGATCTACGCCGAGTTGCTCTACGGCGACAAGGAGCAGCGCAGTCTCGCGACCTATGACGGCATGATGGAGCGGACGATCACCATCAACGGCTTCTCCAAGACCTTCTCGATGACCGGCTACCGGCTGGGCTTCATGGCCGCGCCGACTGATCACACCACCCAGGCCGGGAAGGTCCACAGTCACTCGGTCTCCTGTGCCTCGAACTTCGTCCAGCGCGCGGGCATCGAGGCCCTGGAGAACACCGACATCGACGCCTTCACGGGCGACATGATGGAGACCTTCGAAGCCCGTCGGGATCTCCTGGTCGACCTGTTGGAGGAGCGGGACATCAACGTCATGGTCCCCGAGGGGGCCTTCTACGTGATGTTCGAGATCGACTCCGATGACGACATGGAGTATTGCAAGGACGCCGTCCGCGAGGCGGGTGTCGGCCTCGTGCCCGGTCAGGCCTTCAACACGCCGGGCTATGTCCGTGCGTCACTCGTCGAGACCGAGTCCCGCATCCAGGAAGGGATCGACCGGCTTGAGGACGCCGGCTTCCTGTAG
- a CDS encoding DHH family phosphoesterase — translation MVDRLVLGCGELCRGIITDIRDWQGDLMVIDPDERAVDHLRDVSVNAEVGDITDPDAIGDRGVDPDVIVVLTEYRPRATAAAHAAREAYPGAHLLSLPGETGDYTQIPAVVDGVISPGGLLLDELDERYFAAEPDRLAKLRDTLRVMDGTLTICTHDNPDPDALGAALALRAIAKRFSVPAKICYFGDITHQENRAFVNLLDVDLEALADPAEFEADHLALVDHSRPGVNDQLASETPVDIVIDHHPPSELPEASFVDVRSDVGATSTLLVDYLRGYSIDVATEVATGLLYGIRVDTRDFGRETTERDFEAAAWLLPRADLDALVRIESPSLSPTTLETIGEAVRKRHVADGVLTTCVGMIQSRDSLAQAADRLLGLEDVTVTVVYGYTDDTVHLSGRARGGTADLGQVFRQAFGDLGSAGGHESMAGAQLSLGIFQALGDERVQTQLTEIVEEQIEGRLRAALKDLDANVA, via the coding sequence ATGGTCGACCGGCTCGTGCTGGGTTGTGGGGAACTCTGCCGCGGTATCATTACCGACATCCGCGATTGGCAGGGCGACCTGATGGTGATCGACCCGGACGAGCGGGCAGTCGATCACCTCCGGGACGTGTCGGTCAACGCGGAGGTTGGTGACATCACCGATCCGGACGCGATCGGTGATCGAGGGGTCGATCCGGACGTGATCGTCGTGCTGACGGAGTATCGACCCCGTGCGACCGCGGCTGCACACGCGGCCCGTGAGGCCTATCCCGGGGCCCACCTGCTCTCCTTGCCGGGGGAAACGGGCGACTATACACAGATTCCGGCGGTGGTCGACGGCGTGATCTCACCGGGTGGCCTTCTGCTCGACGAACTCGACGAACGGTACTTTGCGGCCGAACCCGATCGATTGGCAAAGCTCCGAGACACGTTGCGGGTGATGGACGGCACACTCACCATCTGCACGCACGACAATCCGGACCCGGATGCGTTGGGTGCTGCGCTGGCGCTTCGGGCGATCGCAAAACGATTTTCGGTGCCAGCCAAGATTTGCTATTTCGGGGATATCACTCATCAGGAGAACCGAGCCTTCGTCAATCTGCTCGACGTGGATCTGGAGGCGTTGGCGGACCCAGCGGAGTTCGAGGCGGATCACCTCGCGCTGGTCGATCACAGCCGCCCGGGAGTCAACGATCAGCTCGCCTCCGAAACACCGGTCGATATCGTGATCGATCATCACCCGCCGTCGGAACTCCCCGAGGCGTCCTTCGTCGACGTTCGATCGGACGTCGGAGCCACCAGTACGCTGCTCGTCGATTACCTCCGGGGATATAGCATCGATGTCGCGACCGAGGTGGCCACCGGACTCCTCTACGGGATCCGTGTCGACACGCGGGACTTCGGCCGTGAGACCACCGAACGAGATTTCGAGGCGGCTGCCTGGCTGCTTCCCCGGGCCGATCTGGATGCGCTGGTTCGGATCGAGAGTCCCTCCCTGAGTCCGACCACCCTCGAAACGATCGGCGAGGCGGTTCGGAAACGGCACGTCGCAGACGGGGTCCTCACGACCTGTGTTGGGATGATCCAGTCGCGTGACTCACTCGCCCAGGCGGCGGATCGACTCCTGGGATTAGAGGATGTCACAGTGACGGTCGTCTACGGCTACACTGACGATACAGTACACCTTTCCGGGCGAGCGCGAGGTGGGACGGCCGATCTCGGACAGGTGTTCCGGCAGGCGTTCGGTGACCTCGGGAGCGCTGGGGGCCACGAGTCGATGGCGGGCGCACAGCTCTCACTCGGGATTTTCCAGGCCCTCGGGGACGAACGCGTGCAAACCCAGCTCACCGAGATCGTCGAAGAGCAGATCGAGGGCCGTCTTCGGGCCGCCCTGAAGGATCTGGACGCAAACGTTGCCTGA
- a CDS encoding complex I subunit 4 family protein encodes MMIEALILVTVASAVAVMFADDERAGRLAFGLSLLPLVGSLLMFLGFDGSGNALLGGEIAYETQLSWITLGDLEVGYHVGVDGIGLSLVVLTTVLMSLALLSAWTPIDERQSQFYGLMLFMEASLLGVFTALDFLAWFVAWEFVLVPMYFLIGIWGGPRRKYAAIKFFVYTNVASLVMFIGFVALVFGLPVNTFDLPTIAQSLQAGELGSLAGIAPETLKAVAFVAIFAGFAVKVPMVPFHTWLPDAHVEAPTPVSVILAGVLLKMGTYAMLRFNFTMLSDQAQAFAVPIAIFAVVSVIYGAMLALGQQDLKRIVAYSSVSSMGYVLLGLVAYNLYGLGGATFQMVAHGLISGLMFMSVGVVYNVAHTRMVGDLSGIADRMPLTATVFTAAAFGYMGLPLMAGFAGELYIFLGGMQSTALPYAPIFTALAMFGIVIVAGYLLFAMQRVLFGPFEADTDHEIVPAPVTDRIAIVALVLLVILLGTAPDLIYGMIQDAVQPILTIGGGL; translated from the coding sequence ATGATGATCGAGGCACTCATTCTCGTGACGGTGGCAAGCGCCGTCGCGGTCATGTTCGCGGACGACGAGCGAGCCGGTCGCCTCGCCTTCGGGCTGAGTCTGCTGCCCCTGGTTGGGTCGCTCCTGATGTTCCTGGGCTTCGATGGCTCCGGGAACGCACTGCTCGGCGGCGAGATCGCCTACGAAACACAACTGAGCTGGATCACACTCGGGGACCTGGAAGTCGGCTACCACGTCGGTGTCGACGGGATCGGGCTCTCCCTCGTGGTGCTCACCACGGTGCTGATGAGCCTGGCGCTGCTCTCGGCCTGGACGCCGATCGACGAGCGCCAGTCCCAGTTCTACGGCCTGATGCTGTTCATGGAGGCCAGCCTCCTCGGTGTCTTCACGGCCCTTGACTTCCTGGCCTGGTTCGTCGCCTGGGAGTTCGTCCTCGTGCCGATGTACTTCCTCATCGGCATCTGGGGCGGCCCGCGTCGCAAATACGCGGCGATCAAGTTCTTCGTCTACACCAACGTGGCCAGCCTGGTGATGTTCATCGGCTTTGTCGCGCTGGTCTTTGGCCTGCCGGTCAACACGTTCGACCTGCCGACGATCGCCCAGTCCCTCCAGGCTGGTGAACTCGGTTCGCTGGCTGGCATCGCGCCCGAGACGCTCAAGGCCGTGGCCTTCGTCGCGATCTTCGCCGGCTTCGCCGTGAAGGTCCCGATGGTGCCGTTCCACACCTGGCTTCCGGACGCCCACGTCGAGGCCCCGACACCAGTGTCGGTCATCCTGGCGGGGGTCCTCCTGAAGATGGGGACCTACGCGATGCTTCGATTCAACTTCACGATGCTCTCCGATCAGGCCCAGGCCTTTGCGGTTCCGATCGCGATCTTCGCGGTCGTGAGCGTGATCTACGGGGCCATGCTCGCCCTGGGACAGCAGGACCTCAAGCGGATCGTGGCGTACTCCTCGGTCTCCTCGATGGGTTATGTCCTCCTGGGACTGGTCGCGTACAACCTCTATGGCCTGGGTGGCGCGACCTTCCAGATGGTCGCCCACGGCCTCATCTCCGGACTGATGTTCATGTCCGTCGGTGTGGTCTACAACGTCGCCCACACGCGTATGGTGGGTGACCTCTCCGGGATCGCCGATCGGATGCCCCTGACGGCGACGGTCTTTACGGCCGCGGCCTTCGGGTACATGGGCCTGCCGCTGATGGCTGGCTTCGCCGGGGAGCTTTACATCTTCCTGGGCGGTATGCAGTCGACGGCCCTGCCCTACGCGCCGATCTTTACCGCGCTCGCGATGTTCGGCATCGTGATCGTGGCCGGCTACCTGCTCTTCGCGATGCAGCGGGTCCTCTTCGGGCCCTTCGAGGCGGACACCGACCACGAGATCGTTCCGGCACCGGTCACTGACCGGATCGCCATCGTGGCACTGGTCCTCCTCGTGATCCTGCTCGGGACCGCGCCCGACCTGATCTACGGGATGATCCAGGACGCGGTACAACCGATCCTCACAATCGGAGGTGGACTGTAG
- a CDS encoding 2-hydroxyacid dehydrogenase, with protein sequence MADKPTVYVTRRIPDAGIERLEEDYDVHVWEEKTPPSKEHIIETLADLEAEGLLCLLSDDIDGEVMDASPNLEVISTFSVGYDHIDMDAAAERDIPVGHTPGVLSETTADFAWSLLMTTARRTVEGQDYVLDGEWETWGPTLLTGPDVHHATLGVIGMGNIGTEVARRAAGFDMDVLYSDVEPNEDAEAELAEAGVDAQFVDQDELLAESDFVSLHVPLMDATHHLISESEFKQMKEEAILINTSRGPVVDPDALYTALEKDWITRAGLDVTEPEPLPADHELTDHVPEKLVVTPHIASASIQTRNKMARMAADNLAAGLAGNSLPNSAHQD encoded by the coding sequence ATGGCAGACAAACCGACTGTATACGTCACGCGTCGCATTCCCGACGCCGGTATCGAACGCCTCGAAGAAGATTACGACGTCCACGTCTGGGAGGAGAAGACACCGCCCTCCAAAGAACATATCATCGAGACCCTGGCAGACCTCGAAGCGGAGGGACTGCTCTGTCTGCTCTCCGATGACATCGACGGTGAGGTGATGGACGCCTCGCCGAACCTCGAGGTTATTTCCACCTTCTCGGTCGGCTACGATCACATCGACATGGACGCGGCCGCCGAACGGGACATCCCCGTCGGACACACGCCGGGTGTCCTCTCGGAGACCACCGCCGACTTCGCCTGGTCACTTCTGATGACCACCGCCCGCCGAACCGTCGAGGGCCAGGACTACGTCCTCGATGGCGAGTGGGAGACCTGGGGGCCGACTCTGCTGACCGGCCCGGACGTCCACCACGCGACCCTGGGCGTGATCGGCATGGGCAACATCGGAACGGAGGTCGCCCGCCGGGCGGCCGGTTTCGACATGGACGTACTCTACTCCGACGTCGAGCCCAACGAGGACGCCGAGGCCGAACTCGCCGAGGCCGGCGTCGACGCCCAGTTCGTCGACCAGGACGAACTGCTGGCGGAGAGTGACTTCGTCTCGCTGCATGTCCCCCTGATGGACGCGACCCACCACCTCATCAGCGAGTCGGAGTTCAAGCAGATGAAAGAGGAAGCCATCCTGATCAACACCAGCCGCGGCCCGGTCGTGGACCCGGACGCGCTGTACACGGCCCTGGAAAAGGACTGGATTACCCGTGCCGGGCTGGACGTAACCGAGCCCGAGCCGCTGCCGGCGGATCACGAACTGACCGATCACGTCCCCGAAAAGCTGGTCGTGACCCCGCACATTGCGAGTGCGAGCATCCAGACCCGAAACAAGATGGCCCGAATGGCCGCGGACAACTTGGCCGCCGGTCTTGCGGGCAACTCACTGCCGAACTCCGCGCACCAGGACTGA
- a CDS encoding NADH-quinone oxidoreductase subunit N: MVELPYLTPQYLFAITAMALLIADTIYPKSRRPDLLAAIAGIGPALVALSSAWFLAAGTGQAATVPALFEGMVVVDGMSLFFTFIFGAVTLLVVIASYDYLEGSERMAEYYSLVVLAALGMSLMASANNLAMVFISLELASLPSYGLVAYLKRDQGSVEAGLKYFLIGALSSAIMVYGISLVYGATGTLHLAGVAEAIPSLGGLDGLLGLGLVMVLGGFLFKTASVPFHFWAPEAYEGAPAPISAFISSASKAAGFAVAFRVLVWGFPLEAVAETVPWAWVLVILAIVTMTLGNFAAATQERVKRMLAYSSIGHAGYVLIGLAALAGPGDLATDSLVLGAAMMHLLVYGFMNTGAFLFVALAEHWDVGRTFEDYNGLARKAPYVSVAMTIFMFSLAGLPVGGGFLSKYVLFAGAVQAGFWWLAGIAAINSAISLFYYSRVVKALWIEDPAETLSIGETPTGMYAAVIGAAAVTVVLLFAFDPVAETAISAASLLLEGGV; this comes from the coding sequence ATGGTCGAACTGCCCTATCTGACGCCGCAGTATCTGTTCGCGATCACGGCCATGGCGCTGTTGATCGCCGATACGATCTACCCCAAGTCCCGTCGGCCCGATCTGCTGGCGGCGATCGCTGGCATCGGCCCGGCGCTCGTGGCACTGAGCAGCGCGTGGTTCCTGGCTGCCGGGACGGGTCAAGCAGCGACTGTCCCGGCCCTGTTCGAGGGCATGGTCGTGGTCGACGGGATGAGCCTGTTCTTCACGTTCATCTTCGGGGCCGTAACCCTGCTCGTGGTGATCGCGAGTTACGATTACCTCGAGGGGTCCGAACGGATGGCGGAGTACTACTCGCTCGTCGTCCTGGCGGCCCTCGGGATGAGTCTGATGGCCAGCGCGAACAACCTCGCGATGGTCTTCATCAGCCTCGAACTGGCCTCCCTGCCTTCCTACGGGCTGGTGGCCTACCTCAAGCGTGACCAGGGAAGTGTCGAAGCCGGTCTGAAGTACTTCCTCATCGGCGCGCTGTCCTCGGCGATCATGGTCTACGGTATCAGCCTGGTCTACGGGGCGACCGGCACGCTGCATCTCGCCGGTGTTGCCGAAGCCATTCCCTCGCTCGGTGGCCTTGACGGCCTGCTGGGCCTCGGACTGGTGATGGTGCTGGGCGGCTTCCTCTTCAAGACCGCCAGCGTCCCCTTCCACTTCTGGGCGCCCGAGGCATACGAGGGTGCACCAGCGCCGATTTCGGCGTTCATCTCCTCGGCCTCGAAGGCGGCCGGCTTCGCCGTTGCCTTCCGTGTGCTCGTGTGGGGCTTCCCACTTGAGGCCGTCGCCGAGACGGTCCCGTGGGCCTGGGTGCTCGTGATCCTCGCGATCGTCACGATGACACTCGGGAACTTCGCTGCCGCGACCCAGGAGCGGGTCAAGCGGATGCTCGCGTACTCCTCGATCGGGCACGCGGGCTATGTCCTCATCGGGCTGGCCGCCCTGGCCGGGCCCGGTGACCTGGCGACGGACTCCCTGGTGCTCGGAGCGGCGATGATGCACCTGCTGGTCTATGGCTTCATGAACACCGGGGCCTTCCTCTTCGTGGCCCTGGCCGAACACTGGGACGTCGGCCGGACCTTCGAGGACTACAACGGCCTCGCCCGGAAGGCACCCTACGTGAGCGTCGCGATGACCATCTTCATGTTCAGCCTGGCCGGGCTCCCGGTCGGGGGCGGCTTCCTCTCGAAGTACGTCCTCTTTGCCGGGGCCGTCCAGGCTGGCTTCTGGTGGCTCGCCGGGATCGCCGCGATCAACAGTGCGATCTCGCTGTTCTACTACTCACGGGTCGTGAAGGCCCTCTGGATCGAGGACCCGGCCGAAACGCTCTCCATCGGTGAGACGCCGACTGGGATGTACGCGGCCGTTATCGGTGCCGCTGCTGTAACCGTCGTGTTGCTGTTCGCCTTCGACCCCGTCGCCGAGACGGCGATCTCGGCGGCCTCACTGCTGCTCGAAGGCGGCGTCTGA